DNA from Dermochelys coriacea isolate rDerCor1 chromosome 20, rDerCor1.pri.v4, whole genome shotgun sequence:
TGGGGGCGAGGGGAGCACGCGTTTGGCTGGCTGCTTTAAACTGCTAGGTCTGAAATCCCCGAGCGGAGGAGGCCTTacgcccagatcttcaaaggaagTTTGGAGCCTCGGTACTTTTCAGGAGCTGGGCCTCGGGAGTGGTTTAATTTTTGGAATGGAAGCCGGAAGCCCAGTTTGAGTCCTGGTTCTAAGCGAGGTCCTCACGGCCTCCGCGGCTCGGTACAAACAGGGTCCTGAGCAGGCGCACATGTCATGAGAAATAAGAACAGAATTGATCATAATCTTAACACTGGGAATCCCCCTTCATCTTCTGCCAGGCGGAGCCTAggcgggtgggagggaagagaggggagcagctccctgggaTAGGGGGAGCATCTGGCGTTAAACCACGGGGGAGGGGAGTCTCCTTAGGGAGGGGGGCCCTGGGCAGCCCCCATCAGTCACAgctcaggagggggctcaaggaaTCCCGGGGGGGGCCTGGGGAAATCACCCCAAGAGTAAACATAGCTGGGGAGCAGCCATTGGACTGGCGGGGGTCATCCAGCGGGGGTCACCTAGGATTTAAGCGCAGCTCCGGGTCTGACCCACCCTGCGGCgggcaggggagagcagcggCTTTCTCGCCGCCTGTCCCTTTAAGGAGACTCCCGCGTCGCTCCCAGCGTCCCGCTCCCAGGCGCCAGCCAATGGCGCGGCGGGGTGGGCGGGGCGAGTGGAACGCGGGAAGCGGCCGGGCGGGGGGCGGCGCTACATTGTTGCCAGTTGGGGGGGTTGTAACCGCCGGGGGGTGCGGAACGTTCTGtccgggccgccgccgccgccgccccagGGGCCGCGATCCCCGGGCCCGAGCCCCGGCTCCCACCCCTGGAGCCCTCCCCGGGGCGGGCGGGCTCCGGGACCAGCCCCGGCCGCCAGGACCAGCCGCGGCCGCCGGGCCCCATGGAGAACTTCCAGAAGGTGGAGAAGATCGGCGAGGGCACCTACGGGGTGGTCTACAAGGCCAAGAACAAAGTCACCGGCGAGGTGGTGGCGCTGAAGAAAATCCGCCTGGATACGTGAGTCCCCCCCCGGGGAGCCCCCCTGTTTCTTTGTTGTGGGGCACAAGGAGCTGGCCCCTCCCTGGGCCGGGCAGACTCCTCACCTCTAGGGCTTGGGGGGGGCTTCTGCAGGAGCCCACCCCCCGGGGGCGAGACGTGTTGCaccttggggctgcagctctggcaGAGAAGGGGTGCGAGGCTGGGCTGGCATCCGGGGGCCTGTGCCAGGTTCCTccctctggggctggggtgcCCGGGGAGCAGCTGGGGGGTGGAAGGCGGGGGGGCTGGCACTTGGCATGAATGCCGGGGGTGAAGTGCATGCTAGGTGGGCTGGGTCCGTTCTGGTTCCGGCACAGCCAGCCCGTTGAGCTGGTGGAGAAGCCAGGAGAACCCTTGGGTtaggggtgcggggagggggctgcattTCCATGGTGTTGCATCCATGTAAAGGGTTTTAGGCTTATTGCTGCTGCACTAGGCTGGAGCCTGTgtgggctgagctggggctggagttcTTAGGCCTCCTGGCATAAGTGATATTGGTGACACCAAAGCACTAGAGTTGGGCTGGGGTTGAATGGAGCCCCAGACCTCCTGCGTGTCTCCAGAGTCCCCATggcttccctccccctgcagagaGACTGAGGGCGTCCCCAGCACCGCCATCCGGGAGATCTCCCTGCTCAAGGAGCTGAACCACTCCAACATCGtcaagtaagtgtgtgtgtgggggggggctggcgaAGTGAGTTAATGAAGTCCCTGCAGGGTGGCACCGCACGGTCGCTGAGCTACTGGGATCCAGAGCCCCTGATCCCCTGGGGCCGGTGGGGACCCAGAGCTGTGGCCCTCAAGTGGCCCCATCGTGGTTGgtctgggcctggctccccagcGGGATGTGTGCCCCACAAGCTCGTCACGTGGGGTGATGCCCGCTGCCATCGCTGGCAGCCTCGGTAGAGGCCAAGCCGGGCTTGGGACACAGTGGGTGAATGTCCCTACTCCTTCTGCAAGGGCCTCtcgggggcaggagcagtgacgTCTCCTCattcctctccctgctctgtcAGGCTGCTGGACGTGATCCACACAGAGAACAAGCTCTACTTGGTCTTTGAGTTCCTGCACCAGGACCTGAAGAAGTTCATGGACTCGTCCTCCATCAGTGGCATCCCTCTGCCCCTCATCAAGGTAACCGGCCCGGCCGGTGTGCTGCTCAGCCCCTTCCCTGGCGTCCTCTCCTCCCCTCACCTGACCTGCCAGCCGAGGTCCCCTCTGATCCCAGGCCTGTCTGCCCCCGCTGCAGAGTTACCTgttccagctgctgcagggcctGGCCTTCTGCCACTCCCACCGGGTGCTGCACCGCGACCTCAAGCCCCAGAACCTGCTCATCAATGCCGAGGGAGCCATCAAGCTGGCGGACTTCGGGCTGGCACGGGCATTCGGCGTGCCGGTGCGAACCTACACCCACGAGGTGCGTCCAAGGGgggcttccccctcctccagctctctGGCTTCTGCTGGGACTCTGCTGGGAGGTGGGATCCAGGGGCTAGGCAGTGAGATGGGGCCACCTCACCCGGGTAGGTGCCCCCTGATGGGCTGAGTATCCCTGTCCTCCCTGCACCAGGACTCCCGGCTCCAGCTGAGTATGGCCagctgattcccccccccccccccgcagtatAGAAGTGACAGGACTGGCCCATGCAGGCTCCCCCATGGCTTAACCTCCTTCTTGTAAGGGCTGAACCTGGCACCCATCCTCCTGTAGACTCCTCCAAGGCTGTCATGCCACAACCAGCCCCTAGTGGGTGGGAGAGACCTGGTTGCATCCCCTGTGTCTACTCCAGGCTACCAGATTCAGGGCGTCACACCGTCCTACTGCTCTATTCCTGGGCCAGAGTCCTACTAGGGGGAGGAGTGTGTAACGGTCACCCCCACAAGGccgggagcccggactcctgggttctattctcagctcccCCCAAAATTTGCTGTCTCCCCTTGGGTGAGTTTCCCCTTCTTCAAAATGGGGATTACGACATTTTCCAGAGGGCCTATGGTgtgtaaagctctttgggatcCTTGGAGCGGAAATGGTGAGAGATGTCCCTGTCGTAATTAACAAggattccccccacacaccccactttGCCAGGTGGTGACTCTCTGGTACCGGGCCCCTGAAATCTTGCTTGGCTGCAAGTACTACTCGACGGCTGTGGATATCTGGAGCCTGGGCTGCATCTTTGCTGAGATGGTacgtgccccccgcccccggcacgTGGTTTTTCTTGTCCTGGAGTCAGGGAAGGGCCACGTGTGCCCCTTGtagtggggggagagaaacaagcaCAACCTCCATgctgggggcctgatcctgcccctaCTGAAAGTCATGTGTGTCTGTGAGATGGAGGGCTTCACCCTGCTTCTCTCTGTTCCTAGCTCATCCTGTCACATGCTGCGGGAAGGAGTATGAGTTAGTTGCACTGTCCTGCCTCTTGCACCCAGCCACCATTGGGCCCAGCGGGGGCAGCAGGTTTCGCTGTCTGGCCTGATGTTAGTTTCCCCCTAGACGTGAGAGGCCGCATTGAGAGTGCGATGGGGCAGATCCCAGCCTGGCCGGCTCAGATCAAGGCCCCCCTACCCCACGCACACTGCCAGAGCTGCTGATGGTGTCAGATGGGCAGCCTCCGTCTCTCTTCCTCTGCCCGGGGGCAGCTCTCGGATATGTTCAGTGACGTCGCCCCGTCCCCAGAGAGGGGTGCTGACCTGCTGAGCGGGAACCGGGAAATAAAAGGGCTCTGTTGCGTTCTCAGGGAGGGGGGTGTGCGCCCTGCCTGGCATTTCCCCTGCCCTGGGGTACAAAGAGGTGTGTCATGTGGAACACATAGGCCGGTATCTGCATCACGGGGTGGGCGAGTGGGGAGCCGACCACAGACCCATGGGAGCCAGCTGGCCTTAAACCTTCATGTCCAGGTCACCCCCCCTCTGCTGGGTAGAGGCTTTGCTGCAGTGAGAGAGGGTCATTCACGAGGCTGTAGAGCGAGGGGACGATTCGTAGGGTTTAAGGCCAGAGAGGAGCATGAAATGGTCCATGCCATTAACTTCCCTCTGTGCTGAACCCAGTAACTGGTGTGGCCAAAGCATCCCTGGCCCTCAGATCCCTCCcttggggagagaggagggtggGAAAGCCCCTCTCATAGCTTTGAGCCACTGGGAGGTGGGGCTGTGCTGAGACCTCACTTGACCCTTCTCCTGCTGTCCAGATCACCAGGCGAGCCCTGTTCCCCGGAGACTCAGAAATTGACCAGCTCTTCCGCATCTTCCGGACGCTGGGCACCCCGGACGAGGCCGTGTGGCCGGGGGTCACTTCCATGCCCGATTACAAGCCCAGCTTCCCCAAATGGGCCAGACAGGACTTCAGCAAGGTGGTGCCCCCTCTGGACGAGGAGGGGAGGAAGCTCTTGGCTGTGAGTAGCTGGGGCGGCTCCAGGATTGACCCGGTACCTtgtgggtgggcggggggagaggaacAAGGTTTCTTGGAAGAGTGCAGGGCTGGATCTGGGGACTGGAAGCCACTTGTCATAGCCGAGCTTCTTAACACTCCACTGGTGCTACATGGACAGCAAGCAGCCACCCccactgtcccccaccccacactggggTAGTCTGAGACACaggggggaagtgacttgtccaggtcatgcaatcagtggcagaaccaggaatagaccCCAGATCCCCGTGCTGTAGCTGCTCCCATCCTGGAGCtggaactagaacccaggagtcctctgCTGTAACCGCTAAGCCCTCCTGCTGCGAGAGGTGTTAGCCCTGGCATCCGGACCAGAGTCCATCACATCGTCTCTCTAAATTCCCCCTGGAGATGTTGCCAGGGTTTGAGATTCCGTCTCATTCCCTgtccttggtggtggtggtggaacaACTACCACGTTCCATCCCAGAGGCAGTTGTGCTACAGCCTTGGGTGTGACCCACCTTGGTGCTTCATGATGAAAGTTGCCATGGGAATGACTGGGTTACCGCCTGACCTATCCCCCACTCAGTTCCCCCCACCCATAATAACCACCCACCCCTCTCCTACCCAGCAAATGCTGCACTACGATCCCAACAAGCGGATTTCGGCCAAGTCAGCGCTGAACCACCCCTTCTTCCGGGACGTCACCAAGGCCGTCCCTCACCTGCGCTTGTGAACTGGTTTCAGGGAGGgggccagcccagccaggactctgcTGCCCCCACTCTGGCTCTGTCTGGCCTATGCCTGTATCTGGATCCGTCTCCTGGGGCTGGGCCTGCCCTGGGGGTCCTGTGACTCATCCCGCCCCAGCGGACTTGCACTTAGCCTCCTGAACAGAGAGGATGGCAACCCCAGTCCCCATTGCCCTGACTGGAGCTCCTAGTCTGTGGCTTTGACCCTCCCTGGAGGGCTTGGATTCCAGCACCAGCAATGGGACCTTGCTGCAGCTGGGAACATCCCTCACCCGTCACCCTGGTTGAGCCCCTTCTCCTTTCACCTCCCTCGGCATGCCCCCATCTGAGACCCTTCAGCGATGTCTCTCATCCTCCAGAGCCCCCCGAATTCCTGCTCCAACACAGGGTGAGCCCCCCTGGAGCCTCCGTGCCTCCTCAATGGGCGTAAGGCAGGGAGGGTCTGGCTAGGGAACCATCCCCTCCTACCATCGAGATTGGTTCAAACTGGATACGCTCAGCTGGCCCCAGTGAACTCGCTCGCCCACCTGTCGCCTGCTTCTCGTCCAGCACCCTGGAGTCTGCTGCACTAGAGACTCAAACTGCAGCCGGTGCTCCTGGCAACTCCTGTTCCTGCTGCAGATTGGACCCTGCAGATTGGCTGCCCAAATCCCCAGCGGCTCTTTGCATTGGGGGGCCCCACAGGAGTGGCACACGTCCCCAACCACTCAGGCAACATGCGTTGTAAGGGCTGATCCTGCAGCGTGTTGGGCCCACttggctcctccctcctcccctggcagGATCTGACCCTAATCAGGGACTCTGCTTACTTAGCATCCTCCCCACCTTAGTGTCCCATGGGCAGAAGCGTTTTGTCCGACAGGGCCCAAGAACCTCGCACATCCTATGCTGGTATCCTGCCCCCCGCGGGAACACCTCACCAGGTGCAACCTGATGCACGTAgcttctgcagggaagcaggttccTCATCCGCTCCAGGGAGAATCTGCACCCACAGGAGGGGGTTTGCTCTAAAGGCTTCACCCTGCACAGTGTGGTGAAGCGGGAACCCAGCAGCTGAAAGTGATTGTTGCAGCCAGCTCTTCTCATGGCCCCCCTGCAAGATGCCTCCCcatttctctgctccctgaagggCTTTGAAAGCCAAGAGCTTTGTCCTTGAAAGGAGCCCCTGACCTGACAGTGCTGCAGTCTCCTCCGACAGATTCTCCCCCCCGCCGCATCATTGGCCACTCATTCTGTGGTGCTGTCTATGGCCAAGTGCAATGCAAGGGGACAGATCCTTGGTGGGCGTCGATCAGGGTGGTTCCACTGATTTGTCAATGGTGCTATGGCAGTTTATGCCAGCTACAGATCTGATCCCAGAATCTGATATACACCTCATTAGAGCTGGTACCAGCCACCAGCCGGGCTGTTCCCCACACGCTCTGGAGGGCTGTTTCCCAGTGGGGTTAGTACTCCTTGTCACTTTTCTTTTGGCTTAGATCTTCCCATGCCAGACGCGCTTCAGCTCATGGAAAGGTTGGCTCTTGcacctggggccagatccccagctggtgtggaCAGCGTATCTCCACTGCTTTCAGCAGAACGATGCGTATTTACGCTAGCTGAGAGTCTGGCCTGTGAAATGGGCACGTGCACCCAAACTGAGCTTTTAATTCTCCCTCCTTTCCTGTGGGCTTCCCCAGCTGCGTTCCCTAGGGGACCGGGGCAGCTCAAGGGGTTGGGGGTGCTACTGAGTCTCGGTTGGAGCAGTCGTCCACTTAGATTGTCCTGGAGGGTGAGGAAGGGTGACACCCTGTTCGAAAGTATCCCCCATCACCTAGCCCTCAGTGGCAGCTAGATATTCAGCAGCTGCTTCCTTTAAGTGCAGTGCAGGTGGGGTGTTTGGATAGATTGGAAGGCTACGATTGAGATCACTGAGGTAGCAGCTATTGCTAGGGGCAGCTCTCCACCAGAATAACATGATCAGTTTCAGATGAGCTGGTAATGTTTCCCTACAAACAGCCCCATTTGTAAAAGCCTGGAACATCCCATGGTGTGGACGGTGGGCTGCTGTCACCTGCCCACCTCCAGACTCTTGGGGTCTGCTTAAagaagggatgggaggggaatCCACATCTAAACCGAAATTGATCAGTTGACAATAGATGAATAGACTATTTAAACACAGACTTAGTGTATTTTATAGAAAAGCATTTTATATTTAAGGGTTGTTTATAAAAGTATTTTAGAGGTACAAATTAATATTCAAGGAGAGGAATGATCATTAAGGGAAGCCGTGGATTTAGCTCATGAGCCACATGGGCCTTTTCCAGGTGAGGGTTAAAAGTCTGAATGGTTCTGTTCCTATCACAGCTATTTTGATCTCTTGTATCTTGAGTTTCTTTAGAGCAGAAGGGTTGTGTCTCATTTCCTTCCACAGCGGACTAGCTTTTTTTCTCAACTCAGTTGCCTAAAGAAAAATGTAGGGTTAGGACAGCAACATAAAGTGCCTGATGGAAACCAGTttgaggagagaggggaaattgAGCCTCAGAAATTCTCCCAAAACAATGCTGCTGCCAATTTGTGATGAaaacagagggaaggagagatgCAGATGGGGTTAATAGCTATAGTGACACAATATTTGCGAgcatgaatatatattttttggacTGGAACAAATAGGGAAATATTTATAAGGCCATGTTAGTTTTAAAGCAGAGCTCTGGATTTGTATAAAGTTTGTTAGACAAGCACTGTGGAGTTTTTGtaagtgaatatttttaaaaatcaaaccctAGAATATATTTGTCGTCCCTGATTCTTTGTAGACTGTTGTTTCTTaccaaatgttaaaaatattatggGGTTGGTttacaaatcattaaaaatattctCAGTTTTAACCTGAGTCAtgaatgtgttttgtttgttttttttctccaaaggGGATAGCTGCAGAGGAAAATATCTTCTATTAGATGGGAGACGAAGTCCTGTCCAGTGGGTAGGTCACTTAGAAAcaggttctattctcagctctgctacagaccttGAGTCAGTCAACCAGGCCCacatccacaaaggtatttaagtggGCATTAGGCaccaatttcaatgggagttagccaTTCCAATACCTTTTGAGGCTCTGCACTTAAGAGCTCCTTGTCATGggccaggcccccattgtgctcgCTGCTGCAGAcgccccctgccccaaagagtttacaatgcaAGATGAGAGACAACAGCGGACAGAGCATAAGCAGAATAGTTCCAGTGACATGCACAGCTGA
Protein-coding regions in this window:
- the CDK2 gene encoding cyclin-dependent kinase 2 yields the protein MENFQKVEKIGEGTYGVVYKAKNKVTGEVVALKKIRLDTETEGVPSTAIREISLLKELNHSNIVKLLDVIHTENKLYLVFEFLHQDLKKFMDSSSISGIPLPLIKSYLFQLLQGLAFCHSHRVLHRDLKPQNLLINAEGAIKLADFGLARAFGVPVRTYTHEVVTLWYRAPEILLGCKYYSTAVDIWSLGCIFAEMITRRALFPGDSEIDQLFRIFRTLGTPDEAVWPGVTSMPDYKPSFPKWARQDFSKVVPPLDEEGRKLLAQMLHYDPNKRISAKSALNHPFFRDVTKAVPHLRL